In the Oncorhynchus keta strain PuntledgeMale-10-30-2019 unplaced genomic scaffold, Oket_V2 Un_scaffold_3208_pilon_pilon, whole genome shotgun sequence genome, one interval contains:
- the LOC118381092 gene encoding RNA-binding protein, mRNA-processing factor 2a-like, which produces MSITSLKSDSETNNVSIEEEVRTLFVSGLPVDIKPRELYLLFRPFKGYEGSLIKLTSKQPVGFVTFDNRTGAEAAKNALNGIRFDPECPQTLRLEFAKANTKMAKSKLMGTPNPTNIHPALGAHFIARDPYDLTGAALIPASPDTWTPYPLYTTEMTPGLPHGAFAYPAAAAAAAALHAQMRWYPTPSETNQPGWKSRQFC; this is translated from the exons GTACGAACACTTTTTGTTAGTGGCCTGCCAGTGGATATCAAACCTCGTGAACTGTACCTGCTGTTCAGACCATTTAAG GGTTACGAGGGTTCACTGATTAAGTTGACGTCAAAACAG ccAGTTGGGTTTGTCACCTTTGACAATCGGACTGGAGCCGAAGCTGCCAAAAACGCACTAAAC GGCATCCGTTTTGACCCCGAGTGCCCCCAGACCCTGCGGTTAGAGTTTGCTAAAGCCAACACGAAGATGGCAAAGAGTAAGCTGATGGGCACACCGAACCCCACTAATATCCACCCTGCTCTAGGAGCTCACTTCATTGCACGGGACCCAT ATGACTTGACGGGGGCGGCATTGATTCCAGCGTCCCCGGACACGTGGACCCCGTACCCCCTGTACACCACGGAGATGACCCCCGGGCTCCCTCACGGCGCCTTCGCCTATCCTGCagcggctgctgctgctgcagcccTCCACGCCCAG ATGCGCTGGTACCCTACTCCATCTGAAACTAACCAGCCAGGATGGAAGTCCCGGCAGTTCTGTTAG